A genomic region of Arachis stenosperma cultivar V10309 chromosome 9, arast.V10309.gnm1.PFL2, whole genome shotgun sequence contains the following coding sequences:
- the LOC130948552 gene encoding proline-rich receptor-like protein kinase PERK15, protein MSSPAPETPPGTNSTAASPPSPSAASPPSPVASTPTTNVTASPPSPALVSTAPTSVNSTPFMPLTPADSGGLAKGTLTGIIIGAVLGSTAMLIIGGIFVFFYRRAKRKRNQGFEKSNYYGALPQPKVDQGSGLPQQWQSTPSPSTDGKGGLPPKPPGVVANHQKSSSAGSLPTYSSATSSGIGSERPYMSQSSGMSLPLSQSTFTYDELAMATEGFSGSNLLGQGGFGYVHKGVLPNGKTVAVKQLKSESKQGEREFHAEVEVISRVHHRHLVSLVGYCVSGGQRMLVYEFVPNKTLEFHLHAKDRPTMDWSTRMKIAVGAAKGLAYLHEDCHPKIIHRDIKASNILIDDSFEAKVADFGLAKFSTDTDTHVSTRVMGTFGYLAPEYAASGKLTEKSDVFSYGVVLLELITGRKPVDKTESFTDDSMVEWARPLLSQALEIGNFSGLLDPRLQTNYDREELTRMTACAATCVRHSARRRPRMSQVVRALEGNISLEDLYEGGTPGHSRVFGSFESLNYDAGQYNEDLKKFRKLALESQEHGTSEYSGPSSEYGQHPSASTSSGLQNTQETERI, encoded by the exons ATGTCGTCTCCGGCGCCGGAGACTCCTCCGGGAACTAACTCCACCGCCGCATCTCCTCCTTCTCCGTCTGCCGCATCTCCGCCGTCTCCGGTTGCATCCACCCCGACGACCAATGTCACCGCCTCCCCGCCGTCGCCGGCGCTCGTATCCACCGCTCCTACCTCGGTGAACTCTACTCCGTTTATGCCATTGACTCCGGCGGATTCCGGTGGGTTGGCGAAGGGGACATTGACCGGAATCATAATAGGGGCGGTTTTGGGTTCGACGGCGATGCTTATTATTGGGGGCATTTTCGTCTTTTTCTACAGGAGGGCGAAGAGGAAGAGGAATCAGGGTTTTGAGAAGAGCAACTACTATGGTGctcttcctcaaccaaaag TTGACCAGGGTAGTGGCTTACCTCAGCAATGGCAAAGTACTCCTTCTCCTTCTACAGATGGTAAAGGAGGGCTGCCTCCGAAACCCCCTGGGGTTGTGGCAAATCACCAAAAGTCATCATCTGCTGGTAGTCTTCCCACATATTCTTCAGCTACCAGCAGTGGTATTGGGTCTGAGCGGCCATACATGTCTCAGTCTTCTGGCATGTCCTTGCCTCTATCTCAGAGTACTTTTACATATGATGAGTTAGCAATGGCAACAGAAGGGTTCTCCGGCTCAAATCTTCTTGGTCAAGGTGGTTTTGGCTATGTCCACAAAGGAGTTCTTCCAAATGGAAAAACTGTTGCTGTTAAGCAGCTGAAATCCGAGAGTAAACAGGGGGAGCGTGAGTTTCATGCTGAAGTCGAGGTCATTAGCCGTGTCCATCACAGGCATCTTGTTTCCCTAGTTGGATATTGCGTCTCAGGTGGCCAAAGGATGCTTGTTTATGAGTTTGTGCCAAATAAAACACTTGAGTTTCATTTGCATG CAAAGGACAGACCGACTATGGACTGGTCAACGAGGATGAAGATTGCAGTTGGAGCTGCAAAGGGATTGGCATACCTGCATGAGGATT GTCACCCTAAAATCATACATCGGGACATTAAAGCATCTAACATCCTTATTGATGATAGTTTTGAGGCAAAG GTTGCAGATTTTGGACTAGCCAAATTTTCAACAGACACAGATACCCATGTCTCTACTCGAGTGATGGGAACCTTTGG ATACCTGGCTCCTGAATATGCTGCAAGTGGGAAACTCACAGAGAAGTCAGATGTTTTCTCCTATGGTGTTGTGCTTTTGGAGTTGATTACCGGTCGAAAACCTGTTGATAAAACTGAATCTTTCACAGATGACAGCATGGTTGAATGG GCAAGGCCCTTACTTTCCCAAGCTTTGGAAATTGGAAATTTTAGTGGACTTCTAGATCCAAGGTTGCAGACAAATTATGATCGTGAAGAGCTGACTCGAATGACTGCATGTGCCGCAACGTGTGTGCGCCATTCAGCCAGGCGCCGGCCTCGAATGAGCCAG GTTGTTCGAGCTCTAGAAGGAAATATTTCTCTAGAGGATCTATACGAGGGGGGCACACCGGGGCACAGCAGAGTTTTTGGTTCCTTTGAGAGTTTAAACTATGACGCCGGTCAATACAATGAAGACCTAAAGAAGTTCAGGAAGCTGGCACTTGAAAGCCAAGAGCATGGCACTAGCGAGTACAGTGGACCAAGCAGCGAGTACGGTCAACATCCATCTGCTTCAACCAGTTCAGGCCTGCAAAACACACAAGAGACGGAAAGGATTTAA
- the LOC130950664 gene encoding glyoxylate/hydroxypyruvate/pyruvate reductase 2KGR-like, whose product MGSISILLVGKVLPYLEQELDKRYNLFRAIDPSQRAAVLRDHASSIRAVVASSSGGPDAALIEALPKLEIVSSFSVGVDRIDLQKCKEKGVRVTNTPDVLTDEVADLTIGLILAVLRRICECDRYVRSGNWKKGDYKLTTKFSGKTLGILGLGRIGAAVAKRAEGFDCSICYYSRNEKPDSKYKYYPSVVELASNCDVLVVACPLTPETHHIINREVINALGPKGVLINIGRGKHVDEPELVSALLEGRLGGAGLDVFEKEPHVPEELFGLENVVLLPHVGSATVETRTAMADLVLDNLEAHFLGKPLLTPLV is encoded by the exons ATGGGATCAATCAGCATCCTTCTCGTCGGAAAAGTCCTTCCATATCTCGAACAAGAGCTCGACAAGCGCTACAACCTCTTCCGCGCTATCGATCCATCGCAGAGGGCCGCCGTGCTCCGCGACCATGCCTCCTCCATACGCGCCGTCGTAGCCAGCTCCAGCGGCGGACCCGATGCGGCGCTCATCGAGGCGCTGCCCAAGCTGGAGATTGTTTCGAGCTTCAGCGTCGGCGTGGATAGGATCGATCTCCAGAAGTGCAAGGAGAAAGGGGTTAGGGTTACGAACACTCCCGATGTTTTGACCGATGAGGTTGCGGATTTGACGATCGGGTTGATTCTTGCGGTACTGAGGCGGATCTGCGAGTGCGATCGATACGTGAGGAGCGGGAATTGGAAAAAAGGTGACTACAAGTTGACTACTAAG TTCTCTGGCAAAACCCTCGGCATTCTTGGGTTGGGAAGAATTGGCGCAGCAGTTGCCAAGAGAGCTGAAGGATTCGACTGTTCAATATGTTATTACTCCAGAAATGAAAAACCAGATTCGAAGTACAAGTACTATCCAAGTGTTGTTGAGTTAGCCTCCAACTGTGATGTACTGGTTGTTGCCTGCCCTCTTACGCCGGAAACCCATCACATAATCAACCGGGAGGTGATAAATGCTCTCGGTCCAAAGGGTGTTCTGATCAACATTGGGCGAGGCAAGCACGTTGATGAGCCGGAGCTTGTGTCTGCACTGCTTGAAGGTCGCCTAGGAGGAGCTGGGCTAGATGTGTTCGAGAAAGAGCCTCATGTCCCCGAAGAGCTGTTTGGGCTTGAAAATGTTGTTTTGCTGCCTCATGTTGGAAGCGCCACAGTTGAAACTCGGACTGCAATGGCTGACCTTGTCCTTGACAATCTGGAGGCTCACTTCCTCGGAAAGCCCCTCTTAACCCCATTGGTTTAA
- the LOC130948553 gene encoding ras-related protein Rab7 — translation MASRRRMLLKVIILGDSGVGKTSLMNQYVNRKFSNQYKATIGADFLTKEVQFEDRLFTLQIWDTAGQERFQSLGVAFYRGADCCVLVYDVNVMKSFENLNHWREEFLIQASPSDPENFPFVVLGNKIDVDGGNSRVISEKKAKAWCASKGNIPYFETSAKEGFNVEAAFQCIAKNALKNEPEEEMYLPDSIDVGGGGRQQRSTGCEC, via the exons ATGGCATCAAGACGGCGCATGTTGTTAAAGGTCATAATCCTTGGCGATAGCGG GGTTGGCAAAACATCATTGATGAATCA GTATGTGAATCGAAAGTTTAGTAATCAGTATAAGGCTACCATTGGTGCGGATTTTCTAACCAAGGAAGTTCAGTTTGAAGATAGGTTGTTCACATTGCAG ATTTGGGACACTGCTGGTCAAGAGCGCTTTCAGAGTCTCGGTGTGGCTTTCTATCGGGGTGCAGACTGTTGTGTCCTTGTATATGATGTAAATGTCATGAAATCTTTTGAGAACCTTAATCACTGGCGAGAAGAGTTTCTTATTCAG GCTAGTCCATCTGATCCTGAAAACTTCCCATTTGTTGTCTTGGGGAACAAAATAGATGTCGATGGTGGAAACAGCCGAGTT ATCTCTGAGAAGAAAGCAAAGGCATGGTGTGCTTCCAAGGGAAACATTCCGTACTTTGAGACCTCTGCAAAAGAAGGATTTAATGTTGAAGCTGCTTTCCAGTGTATAGCCAAGAATGCACTCAAGAACGAACCTGAAGAAGAAAT GTACCTCCCTGACTCGATCgatgttggtggtggtggtcgACAGCAGAGATCCACAGGCTGTGAATGTTAA
- the LOC130948554 gene encoding uncharacterized protein LOC130948554 → MESTKEQHGLLHQILPPRLEDAGLEDCALPPESIHQAFLKAAAAVKSAAAIFSDDDGETAGDCVNDPWPAAAEGTSDAVIGIEPENEPPGACAVEKGCEEGGDEVKVSGGSSCEVEEVVDDIVVGEGDKLGEGEEEPCIDELQGLGIDDDAKKNKKKNCEEEEKKPTLTEGYV, encoded by the coding sequence ATGGAGTCAACCAAAGAACAACACGGGTTACTGCACCAGATCCTACCCCCACGCCTCGAAGATGCAGGCCTCGAAGATTGTGCTCTTCCGCCTGAATCCATCCACCAAGCATTCCTCAAAGCAGCCGCTGCCGTGAAGTCCGCCGCCGCGATTTTCTCCGATGACGATGGCGAGACTGCCGGAGATTGCGTCAACGACCCGTGGCCAGCCGCAGCCGAGGGAACCTCCGATGCCGTGATTGGGATCGAGCCGGAGAACGAGCCGCCCGGAGCATGTGCCGTTGAGAAAGGATGCGAAGAAGGCGGCGATGAGGTGAAAGTCTCTGGTGGTAGCAGCTGCGAAGTGGAGGAGGTTGTGGACGACATTGTGGTTGGAGAAGGAGATAAATTGGGGGAAGGTGAAGAAGAACCTTGCATTGATGAATTGCAAGGTTTGGGAATTGACGATGATgcaaagaagaataagaagaaaaactgtgaagaagaagagaagaaaccTACTTTAACTGAAGGCTATGTATGA